A single window of Brevundimonas naejangsanensis DNA harbors:
- a CDS encoding TadG family pilus assembly protein: MNGSNGLRRVIRRLGRNRRGGVTIMSAAFGALICVSAALAVDVGMVVLKGRELQGAVDLSALAAAGSLQHAEAAAQATARANLADIATLSVQTGVYTPDPRLKPSQRFLAAEGQVNAAQVTATAPAPLFFGRVVLGRDAVSITKQATAARPGGAPTALFSIGSRLGSVDGGLANSLLSGLLGGRVSLTLMDYRSLLDAQVSLLQFSDALAADLGVTAGDYDALLKHEVETGRVLRVLERIAGAGPSSALSKLTVAPADAGLKLGDLIGVEADARQGLRERLNAQVSVFDLLMASLQTANKERQLALDVGARLGLADLDVMLAIGERPNRSPWLTVTSRGEPIIRTVQTRLYLEATTAKGLSDLTAIKLPVLIEAASAQARLKQIDCSPGPGATLEVKTGVARAAIGAIDKTKLRDFKSKLTVTPAPLVSVLGLLGIKAANVTGRADIEAADPHWRQVRFTAVDIAAGEPKTVGSKQFGQGVIASLLTKLDLKVELLGGLISLPVSELLASVRGLLTPLGPVLDGVVQPLLELLGVRLGEADLRVHGVRCPNQEGAPQLVG; encoded by the coding sequence GTGAACGGGTCGAACGGTCTGCGCCGGGTGATCAGGCGTCTGGGACGAAACCGGCGCGGCGGAGTGACGATCATGTCGGCGGCCTTCGGCGCGCTGATCTGCGTCAGCGCCGCCCTGGCGGTCGATGTGGGAATGGTGGTCCTGAAGGGGCGGGAGCTGCAAGGCGCAGTCGATCTGTCGGCGCTGGCCGCCGCGGGCTCGCTTCAGCACGCCGAAGCGGCGGCGCAGGCGACGGCGCGGGCCAATCTGGCGGATATCGCGACCTTAAGCGTGCAGACGGGCGTCTATACGCCGGACCCCAGGCTGAAGCCGTCGCAGAGGTTCCTCGCGGCCGAAGGGCAGGTCAACGCCGCGCAGGTGACGGCGACGGCGCCCGCCCCCTTGTTCTTTGGCCGCGTCGTTCTGGGGCGCGATGCGGTGTCGATCACCAAACAGGCGACGGCTGCGCGGCCCGGCGGCGCGCCGACAGCCCTGTTCTCGATCGGGTCGCGGCTGGGGTCGGTGGACGGGGGGCTGGCCAACAGCCTGTTGTCGGGCCTTCTGGGAGGCCGGGTGTCGCTGACCCTGATGGATTACAGAAGCCTGCTCGACGCCCAGGTCAGCCTGCTGCAGTTCTCGGACGCGCTGGCGGCGGATCTGGGGGTGACGGCGGGGGACTATGACGCTTTGCTGAAGCATGAGGTCGAGACCGGGCGTGTCCTGCGCGTGCTGGAGCGGATCGCAGGCGCGGGGCCCAGCAGCGCGCTGAGCAAGCTGACGGTCGCGCCCGCGGACGCCGGTTTGAAGCTCGGCGATCTGATCGGCGTGGAGGCCGACGCCCGTCAGGGACTGCGTGAGCGGTTGAACGCCCAGGTGTCCGTCTTTGACCTGCTGATGGCGAGCCTGCAGACGGCGAACAAGGAACGCCAGCTGGCGCTGGATGTGGGCGCGCGGCTCGGCCTCGCCGACCTGGATGTCATGCTGGCCATCGGCGAGCGACCGAACCGGTCGCCTTGGCTGACGGTGACCAGCAGGGGCGAGCCGATCATCCGCACGGTGCAGACGCGGCTTTATCTTGAGGCGACGACCGCCAAGGGCCTGTCGGATCTCACCGCGATCAAACTTCCTGTCCTGATCGAAGCGGCGAGCGCGCAGGCGCGGCTGAAGCAGATCGACTGCAGCCCGGGACCCGGTGCAACGCTGGAGGTCAAGACGGGCGTGGCGCGGGCGGCGATCGGCGCCATCGACAAGACCAAACTGCGGGACTTCAAGTCGAAACTGACCGTCACCCCTGCGCCTCTGGTGTCGGTCCTGGGGCTTCTCGGCATCAAGGCGGCCAATGTGACCGGCCGGGCGGACATAGAGGCGGCCGACCCTCATTGGCGCCAGGTCCGTTTCACCGCCGTCGATATCGCCGCGGGCGAACCCAAGACGGTGGGCTCCAAACAGTTCGGCCAGGGGGTGATCGCGAGCCTGCTGACCAAACTGGACCTGAAGGTCGAGTTGCTGGGAGGCCTGATCAGTCTGCCGGTCAGCGAACTGTTGGCGAGCGTCCGCGGGCTGCTGACGCCGCTAGGCCCGGTTCTGGACGGGGTGGTTCAGCCCCTGCTGGAGCTTCTGGGCGTGCGTCTGGGCGAGGCGGACCTGCGGGTCCACGGCGTGCGGTGTCCGAATCAGGAAGGCGCGCCGCAACTGGTCGGTTGA
- a CDS encoding acyltransferase family protein encodes MTPAATPIDIRPLTSLRFLAALWVVVYLMWPNLAVGGMPALAAKGYLGVELFFVLSGFILSHVYLQAFGEKRFGYRSFLWARIARIYPLHLFTLFGVMALGLAATAAGMAIDSGILSWKTLLPNLLMVHAWGFAGEAGWNHPSWSISAEWFAYLTFPIFAAAAWKLRDRPWVATGAAALLLAALYVGFERVAGYRLTEATFKWGALRIVPCFAYGCALYLVYRRAPLPRAGLLAAAAAVVMAFSAALLSWDGITVLSGGLLILALASIPASKAGVLGSAPAVYLGEISYAVYMLCAPWQILAVNVVARLIGAEDKQLPLALWLAIIAGLIVAAAIVHRLIERPARSFLRGWAKRRRSSVDRQGKQSETVLQHSDPIV; translated from the coding sequence ATGACGCCCGCAGCGACGCCGATCGACATCCGTCCCCTGACTTCGCTCAGGTTCCTCGCGGCCCTGTGGGTCGTGGTCTATCTGATGTGGCCGAACCTGGCGGTCGGCGGCATGCCCGCCCTGGCGGCCAAGGGTTATCTCGGCGTCGAACTCTTCTTCGTCCTGTCGGGCTTCATCCTCAGCCACGTCTATCTGCAGGCCTTCGGCGAGAAGCGGTTCGGCTACAGAAGCTTCCTGTGGGCGCGCATAGCCCGCATCTATCCGCTGCACCTATTCACCCTGTTCGGCGTCATGGCCCTGGGCCTGGCGGCGACGGCGGCGGGCATGGCGATCGATTCCGGCATCCTCAGCTGGAAGACCCTGCTGCCCAATCTGTTGATGGTCCACGCCTGGGGCTTCGCCGGCGAGGCGGGCTGGAACCATCCGTCCTGGTCGATCTCGGCCGAGTGGTTCGCCTATCTGACCTTCCCCATTTTCGCCGCCGCCGCATGGAAGCTGCGTGATCGGCCGTGGGTGGCGACGGGGGCGGCGGCCCTGTTGCTGGCCGCCCTCTATGTCGGGTTCGAGCGCGTCGCCGGCTATCGCCTGACCGAGGCGACGTTCAAATGGGGGGCGCTGCGGATCGTGCCCTGCTTCGCCTACGGCTGCGCCCTTTATCTGGTCTATCGCCGCGCGCCCCTGCCGCGCGCGGGCTTGCTGGCTGCGGCGGCGGCGGTCGTGATGGCGTTCAGCGCCGCCCTGTTGAGCTGGGACGGGATCACTGTCCTGTCGGGCGGTCTTCTGATCCTGGCCCTGGCCAGCATTCCGGCGAGCAAGGCGGGCGTTCTGGGCTCGGCGCCCGCTGTCTATCTCGGCGAGATCAGTTACGCCGTCTATATGCTGTGCGCCCCGTGGCAGATACTGGCGGTCAATGTGGTGGCGCGTCTGATCGGAGCGGAAGACAAGCAGCTTCCGCTGGCGTTGTGGCTGGCGATCATCGCGGGACTGATTGTCGCCGCTGCGATTGTTCATCGGCTGATCGAGCGCCCGGCCCGCAGTTTCCTGCGCGGATGGGCGAAACGGCGTCGATCATCTGTGGATCGACAGGGGAAACAGTCGGAAACAGTTCTTCAACATTCTGATCCTATCGTCTAA
- a CDS encoding CHAP domain-containing protein: MMKRLTAAALAATLGFFAFSTTPAQAGDPYWQCVTFARMFSGIQIFGDAWTWWRQAVSKFRTGDAPETGSVLVFQPHGRMSAGHVAVVSDVLTDRVIRVTHANWGGSRGKVEENVTVVDVSSSGDWSRVKVWYNPINDLGTTVYPTYGFIYNGARDAFANGRQMAANAVADDRAAN; encoded by the coding sequence ATGATGAAACGGCTCACAGCCGCCGCCCTTGCGGCGACCCTTGGGTTCTTCGCCTTCAGCACCACCCCCGCCCAAGCCGGCGACCCCTATTGGCAGTGCGTGACCTTCGCGCGCATGTTCTCGGGGATTCAGATTTTCGGCGACGCCTGGACCTGGTGGCGTCAGGCCGTCAGCAAGTTCCGCACCGGCGATGCGCCTGAGACCGGCTCGGTGCTGGTGTTCCAGCCCCACGGCCGCATGAGCGCCGGCCACGTCGCCGTCGTCTCCGACGTCCTGACCGACCGCGTGATCCGCGTCACCCACGCCAACTGGGGCGGCAGCCGCGGCAAGGTCGAAGAGAACGTCACCGTCGTCGACGTCTCCTCCTCGGGCGACTGGAGCCGGGTGAAGGTCTGGTACAACCCGATCAACGATCTGGGCACCACGGTCTATCCGACCTACGGCTTCATCTATAACGGCGCCCGCGACGCCTTCGCCAACGGCCGCCAGATGGCCGCCAACGCCGTCGCCGACGACCGCGCCGCCAACTAA
- a CDS encoding TadE/TadG family type IV pilus assembly protein — translation MQKACGSGVAGRRTGAAAIEFAIVGPFFLLLVVGMIVYGGWLWMAHSVQAAVSEGARAAVAGLDPAEREQLARDGVEGHLRNLGLRAADASVETSVDGRFFRVVVAYDAAHHPLMALAPLTVSPPKVIRRAAVIQINEV, via the coding sequence ATGCAGAAGGCGTGTGGTTCTGGTGTAGCGGGCAGGCGCACAGGCGCGGCGGCGATCGAGTTCGCCATCGTCGGTCCCTTCTTTCTGCTGCTGGTCGTGGGCATGATCGTTTACGGCGGCTGGCTGTGGATGGCCCATTCGGTTCAGGCGGCGGTGTCGGAAGGCGCGCGCGCGGCGGTCGCCGGGCTCGATCCCGCAGAGCGGGAGCAACTGGCCCGTGACGGCGTCGAGGGGCATCTGCGCAATCTGGGGTTGAGGGCCGCAGACGCTTCTGTCGAGACCAGCGTGGACGGTCGGTTTTTCCGCGTCGTGGTGGCCTATGACGCCGCTCATCACCCTCTGATGGCCCTGGCGCCCCTGACCGTGTCGCCGCCCAAGGTCATCCGTCGCGCCGCCGTCATTCAGATCAATGAGGTCTGA
- a CDS encoding YdbL family protein, with protein MTNRKLFVAMAAVAALGVAAGAAVAQTASQKALVDRAKAAGAAGEQADGYVGVRTSVDGDTQAAISATNAGRRQAYARSAADAGTTAEVAGARMFETQLLPRISTGQWYKNAQGQWVQR; from the coding sequence ATGACGAACCGCAAACTCTTCGTGGCTATGGCCGCAGTTGCCGCCCTGGGCGTCGCCGCCGGCGCCGCCGTGGCCCAGACCGCTTCGCAAAAGGCTTTGGTCGACCGGGCTAAGGCCGCCGGCGCGGCGGGCGAACAGGCCGACGGCTATGTCGGCGTGCGCACCTCGGTCGACGGCGACACCCAGGCCGCCATCAGCGCGACCAACGCCGGCCGCCGCCAGGCCTACGCCCGCAGCGCCGCCGACGCCGGCACCACCGCCGAAGTGGCTGGGGCCCGGATGTTCGAAACCCAGCTGCTGCCGCGCATCAGCACGGGCCAGTGGTACAAGAACGCCCAGGGCCAGTGGGTCCAGCGCTGA
- a CDS encoding YnbE family lipoprotein: MISKRQIVAMLGLSAVSLAACAPTVNIKFSEPLQIYAKLDADIRIKLDQELQNLLRENPNLF; the protein is encoded by the coding sequence ATGATCAGCAAGCGTCAGATCGTCGCCATGCTTGGCCTTAGCGCCGTCAGCCTGGCCGCATGCGCGCCTACGGTGAACATCAAGTTCAGCGAGCCGCTGCAAATCTACGCCAAGCTGGACGCCGATATCCGCATCAAGCTGGATCAGGAACTGCAGAACCTGCTCCGCGAAAACCCCAACCTGTTCTGA
- a CDS encoding DNA cytosine methyltransferase — MPIRPAPATDSGAAFTACEFFAGGGLAGLGLHLGGAGFRTVLANDIDAAKARAFRANHPDTPLIHDDVWAVTPDQVPGAPDLCWASSPCQDVSLAGARGGLKAQRSGAFWGFWKLMQGLDAEGRAPRVIVLENVVGLLTSGEGQDFAAVCGAMVEAGYTVGALELDAGLWLPHSRPRLFIIAMRGIEGPRLKGPALPFHSPRLTAAWARLPASLKANWAWWGLDTPPRRNLDLAAVLEPDVPCFDEAEAQTLLAMLSPLHRARLEAIQASGERRVGAAFRRVRTKDGRKLQRLELRFDGLAGCLRTPSGGSSRQYVVIVEDGQVALRRLTGREAARLMGVDEAYRLPASESAALKLMGDAVAVPVVAALTRGLFLPALTDGAEAAA; from the coding sequence ATGCCGATTCGTCCCGCACCCGCCACAGACTCAGGCGCCGCCTTCACGGCCTGCGAGTTCTTTGCGGGCGGCGGGCTGGCGGGGCTGGGGCTGCATCTGGGCGGCGCCGGTTTCCGCACCGTCCTGGCCAACGACATCGACGCGGCCAAGGCCCGCGCCTTTCGCGCCAACCACCCGGACACGCCGCTGATCCACGACGACGTCTGGGCGGTGACGCCCGATCAAGTGCCCGGCGCGCCTGACCTGTGCTGGGCCTCCTCGCCATGTCAGGACGTCAGTCTGGCGGGCGCGCGCGGGGGTCTGAAGGCGCAGCGGTCGGGCGCCTTCTGGGGCTTCTGGAAGCTGATGCAGGGGCTGGACGCCGAGGGCCGCGCGCCGCGCGTCATCGTGCTGGAAAACGTGGTCGGCCTGCTGACCTCGGGCGAGGGGCAGGACTTCGCCGCCGTGTGCGGGGCCATGGTCGAGGCCGGTTACACGGTCGGGGCGCTGGAGCTGGACGCCGGACTGTGGCTGCCCCACTCGCGCCCGCGACTGTTCATCATCGCCATGCGGGGGATCGAGGGGCCGCGTCTGAAAGGCCCCGCCCTGCCCTTCCACTCGCCGCGTCTGACCGCCGCCTGGGCGCGGCTGCCGGCGAGCCTGAAGGCGAACTGGGCCTGGTGGGGGCTGGACACGCCGCCGCGCCGCAACCTTGATCTGGCGGCGGTGCTGGAGCCGGACGTTCCCTGTTTCGACGAGGCGGAGGCGCAGACCCTGCTGGCCATGCTGTCGCCGCTGCACCGGGCGCGGCTGGAGGCGATCCAGGCCTCGGGCGAACGGCGCGTGGGCGCCGCCTTCCGCCGGGTGCGGACCAAGGACGGCCGGAAGCTGCAACGCCTGGAGCTGCGCTTCGACGGGCTGGCGGGCTGTCTGCGCACCCCCTCGGGCGGGTCGTCGCGGCAATATGTGGTCATCGTGGAGGACGGCCAGGTCGCCCTGCGCCGCCTGACCGGCCGCGAGGCGGCCCGGCTGATGGGCGTGGACGAGGCCTATCGCCTGCCCGCCAGCGAAAGCGCGGCGCTGAAGCTGATGGGGGACGCCGTGGCCGTGCCCGTCGTCGCGGCCCTGACGCGCGGCCTGTTCCTGCCCGCCCTGACCGACGGCGCCGAAGCCGCAGCCTGA
- a CDS encoding intermembrane phospholipid transport protein YdbH family protein gives MTEDADPSSPRERPRKPSAVRTLMKGVGVALMVLLVLAAALYLNRRAAARELLVGWLERKGVDADVEVERLEVNGFVGKISIGDPKNPDFKVERVEVDYALGLPWSKAGLGVTPSRVRLVRPIVRAAWKDGKLSLGSLDPLVEEFTGKPPKPDSRAPLVIVERGQARIDTEYGPVNLLADARIDNGKLMRLSGRMPAASLKSGGIEARGLGGVIEATTTGDRLAVALDLQAERFAAKDQASSEGAVLHLKGDLPYPDMKTRRGDGRVALTGRFTADAAGGAGVSSRAVNADLAFVGQVAGWINRYDLKGKGRLATTAGSVAAEGLQARALDLGLTDAEVAVAGGVEADKARWSVTTRARLNVEAGRAGETRLEGLSLSSASLRAGGHGDALEAQAPVALQARSVRAKDFSLRGASGALNLDVVRDAVTRIDLQGAVKADHAAVTSLGGPTADDLPEMAALKRALGDFALNAPRFRLSGDNAGLELTLPQPITARPANGGELRLEAHRKPLFASGEGASGGGALSLTSTRGGGLPDARFEGVEWRLTRGGFAARLKGRAGLDFGPARDIAFSTQGELASSGGRLTYTADDCIPLTIGKLDLGENSVEAISGRICPGDEPLITAQGGAWRARGRLADVQATAPFLEMRFSQAEGRLAVDGAAKGLSMRAAISKAQVSDVADPARFLPLQAKGEAQLADEVWTAGFDLTRLGHEVGRIDLRHDGRLQAGGAAIAAPNLTFTEHGLQPADLSPLVADYVKSPVEGSAGFEGRFDWTAEGATSSGVLTVPDLDFTSPAGKVQGLKGGVEFTSLTPLITAPDQTLTADRVQTVTPLTDFQLTFGLDEKALTIGGGRIQAAGGRISVEPLSLPLTPGEGWGGVIVVEGVQLNELLKSANLQDKAELDAVVSGRLPFTYDPKAGWRIVGGVLNGVRPGRLSIQPEVFDDLGAGGANSADLPPNTMQDLAYQAMQDLAISDLTAEVNSLDEGRLGVRFRINGRHDPPQREQLRLTFMELIRRDFMNKKLNLPSDTPIDLTLDTTWNANQIVSDLLEYARRGEAPVLTTDEQP, from the coding sequence TTGACCGAAGACGCCGATCCTTCCTCGCCGCGCGAGCGACCTCGCAAGCCTTCCGCTGTGCGGACCCTGATGAAGGGCGTCGGGGTCGCCCTGATGGTGCTGCTCGTGCTGGCGGCGGCGCTCTATCTGAACCGCCGGGCGGCGGCGCGCGAACTGCTGGTCGGCTGGCTGGAGCGCAAGGGCGTCGACGCCGACGTCGAGGTCGAGCGGCTGGAGGTCAACGGCTTCGTCGGCAAGATCTCCATCGGCGATCCCAAGAATCCGGACTTCAAGGTCGAGCGGGTCGAGGTCGATTACGCCCTGGGCTTGCCCTGGTCGAAAGCCGGGCTGGGCGTGACCCCCAGTCGGGTGCGGCTGGTTCGGCCGATCGTCCGCGCGGCGTGGAAGGACGGCAAGCTGTCGCTGGGCAGTCTGGACCCTCTGGTCGAAGAGTTCACCGGCAAGCCGCCCAAGCCGGATTCGCGCGCGCCTCTGGTCATCGTCGAGCGCGGCCAGGCGCGCATCGACACGGAATACGGCCCGGTCAATCTGCTGGCCGACGCGCGCATCGACAACGGAAAGCTGATGCGGTTGTCGGGCCGGATGCCTGCGGCCTCGCTCAAGAGCGGCGGGATCGAGGCGCGCGGTCTGGGCGGCGTGATCGAGGCGACGACGACCGGTGACCGGCTTGCGGTCGCGCTTGATCTTCAGGCCGAACGGTTTGCGGCCAAGGATCAGGCGAGCAGCGAGGGCGCGGTCCTGCATCTGAAGGGCGACCTGCCTTATCCGGACATGAAGACGCGGCGCGGCGACGGGCGCGTCGCCCTGACCGGCCGGTTCACTGCGGATGCAGCCGGCGGGGCCGGCGTGAGCAGCCGCGCCGTCAACGCCGACCTGGCCTTCGTTGGTCAGGTCGCGGGCTGGATCAATCGCTATGATCTCAAGGGCAAGGGCCGCCTGGCGACCACGGCGGGCTCGGTTGCGGCCGAGGGGCTTCAGGCGCGCGCGCTGGATCTTGGTCTGACGGACGCCGAAGTGGCGGTCGCCGGGGGCGTGGAGGCCGACAAGGCGCGCTGGTCGGTGACGACGCGCGCGCGCCTCAATGTCGAGGCGGGCCGCGCGGGCGAGACGCGGCTGGAGGGCCTGAGCCTGAGCTCGGCCAGCCTGCGCGCGGGCGGCCATGGCGATGCGCTGGAGGCGCAGGCGCCGGTGGCGCTGCAGGCGCGATCCGTGCGCGCCAAGGATTTCAGTCTGCGCGGCGCCAGCGGCGCGCTGAATCTGGACGTCGTGCGCGACGCGGTGACCCGGATCGATCTGCAGGGCGCCGTGAAGGCTGATCATGCCGCCGTGACCTCGCTGGGCGGGCCGACGGCGGACGACCTGCCCGAAATGGCTGCGTTGAAGCGCGCTCTGGGCGACTTCGCCCTGAACGCCCCGCGCTTCCGCCTCTCGGGGGATAACGCCGGGCTGGAGCTTACGCTGCCGCAGCCGATCACGGCGCGCCCGGCCAACGGCGGCGAGCTGCGGCTGGAAGCGCACCGCAAGCCGCTGTTCGCCTCGGGCGAGGGCGCAAGCGGGGGCGGGGCGCTGAGCTTGACCTCCACGCGCGGCGGCGGCCTGCCGGACGCCCGCTTTGAAGGGGTCGAGTGGCGCCTGACGCGCGGCGGCTTTGCGGCGCGCCTCAAGGGACGGGCCGGACTGGACTTCGGCCCGGCGCGCGACATCGCCTTCAGCACCCAGGGCGAACTGGCTTCGTCGGGCGGGCGGCTGACCTATACGGCGGACGACTGCATCCCTCTGACGATCGGCAAGCTGGATTTGGGCGAGAACTCGGTCGAGGCGATCTCGGGCCGGATCTGTCCTGGCGACGAGCCGCTGATCACGGCACAGGGCGGCGCCTGGCGGGCGCGCGGCCGCCTCGCGGACGTGCAGGCCACGGCGCCGTTTCTGGAGATGCGGTTTTCGCAGGCGGAAGGCCGCCTGGCCGTCGACGGCGCCGCCAAGGGGCTGTCGATGCGGGCCGCGATCTCTAAGGCCCAGGTTTCCGACGTCGCCGACCCGGCTCGCTTCCTGCCGCTTCAGGCCAAGGGCGAGGCTCAGTTGGCCGATGAGGTCTGGACCGCCGGTTTCGATCTCACCCGACTGGGCCATGAGGTCGGTCGCATCGACCTGCGCCACGACGGGCGCCTTCAGGCGGGCGGGGCGGCGATTGCCGCGCCCAACCTGACCTTCACCGAGCACGGCCTACAGCCGGCCGATCTCAGCCCGTTGGTGGCGGACTATGTAAAGTCGCCGGTCGAGGGCTCGGCCGGGTTCGAGGGGCGGTTCGACTGGACTGCCGAGGGGGCGACCAGTTCCGGCGTCCTGACCGTGCCGGATCTGGATTTCACCAGCCCGGCGGGCAAGGTTCAGGGCCTGAAGGGGGGGGTGGAGTTCACCAGTCTGACGCCCCTGATCACCGCGCCCGATCAGACGCTGACCGCCGATCGGGTGCAGACGGTGACGCCGCTGACCGATTTCCAGCTGACGTTCGGCTTGGACGAAAAGGCCCTGACCATCGGCGGCGGGCGGATCCAGGCGGCGGGCGGGCGCATCAGCGTCGAGCCCCTGTCCCTGCCGCTGACGCCGGGCGAAGGGTGGGGCGGGGTGATCGTCGTCGAGGGCGTGCAGCTGAACGAGCTGCTGAAGAGCGCCAATCTTCAGGACAAGGCGGAGCTGGACGCCGTGGTGTCCGGCCGTCTGCCCTTCACCTATGACCCCAAGGCGGGCTGGCGCATCGTGGGCGGCGTGCTGAACGGGGTGCGGCCCGGCCGTCTGTCGATCCAGCCGGAGGTGTTCGACGATCTGGGCGCCGGCGGGGCCAACTCGGCCGACCTGCCCCCCAACACCATGCAGGACCTCGCCTATCAGGCCATGCAGGACCTGGCGATCAGCGACCTGACGGCCGAAGTGAACAGTCTGGACGAAGGCCGTCTGGGCGTGCGCTTCCGCATCAACGGCCGCCATGATCCGCCTCAGCGCGAGCAACTGCGGCTGACCTTCATGGAGCTGATCCGCCGCGACTTCATGAACAAGAAGCTGAATCTGCCGTCCGATACGCCCATCGACCTGACGCTCGACACGACGTGGAACGCCAACCAGATCGTCTCGGATCTGCTGGAATATGCTCGGCGCGGCGAAGCGCCCGTGCTGACGACGGATGAGCAGCCTTGA
- a CDS encoding COG3650 family protein: MRAVFLSTAALSLVLAACSQPAQKTPDAAKAESRVLAGVDLDQPVRALGTEPFWAVEITPQGLTYSGVDRPEQKAANPGPTLQGNLVSWTTKTEAGADLAVTLTATDCSDGMSDRTYPLTAKVEIGGQTLTGCAAAVAAIERAGESGRVE, translated from the coding sequence ATGCGCGCCGTATTCCTGTCAACCGCCGCCCTGTCGCTGGTCCTCGCCGCCTGCTCCCAACCGGCCCAGAAGACGCCTGACGCCGCCAAGGCCGAGTCGCGCGTCCTGGCGGGAGTCGATCTGGACCAGCCGGTGCGCGCGCTGGGAACCGAGCCCTTCTGGGCCGTGGAGATCACGCCGCAGGGTCTGACCTATTCCGGCGTCGACCGGCCGGAGCAGAAGGCCGCGAACCCCGGCCCGACGCTTCAGGGCAATCTCGTCAGTTGGACGACGAAGACGGAAGCGGGCGCCGATCTGGCCGTCACCCTGACGGCGACCGACTGTTCGGACGGCATGAGCGACCGCACCTATCCCCTGACCGCCAAGGTCGAGATCGGCGGCCAGACCCTGACCGGCTGCGCCGCCGCCGTCGCCGCCATCGAGCGCGCGGGCGAGAGCGGCCGCGTAGAATAA
- a CDS encoding M23 family metallopeptidase, producing MAQFDPRRQPVRLAPHLLTTCAAVGIALLAGRGFEQVKAEEVPPLTAEQIEFLEAQAYAAAAAPAGMTTPEAIPVQIRRGETFEQAVRRTGVGAEEARAVADTVASAFDLKDLRAGLKFETAVSKPRGGMGDARLIGLTMRTGPASQLTVSRSFDGALRLRSLDEKVTEETVVANDKVQRSLSASARELGATSAVVRRASQLFAHKFDMQRDVRAADEFTLVFDRKVTESGRTVETGELLYAELKGHAFYRFQPAGSKTAQYFDATGKNTRTAMMRTPLQNFRRVSSNFGVRTHPISGYRKMHQGMDFAASTGTPVVAPADGVVVEARRWGGYGNWLRIRHANGLESGYGHLSRYASGMRAGQRVTQGQVVAYVGSTGASTGPHLHYEIWRNGQRINPSGIKTQEGTVLAGADLNAFRAEKARIDRIIAAGGQRRPAAVQQAANGLRPAEG from the coding sequence ATGGCTCAGTTCGATCCACGCCGCCAGCCTGTTCGGCTTGCGCCGCACCTGCTGACCACCTGCGCCGCCGTCGGCATCGCCCTGCTGGCGGGTCGAGGGTTTGAACAGGTGAAGGCCGAGGAGGTTCCACCTCTGACGGCGGAGCAGATCGAATTTCTTGAGGCCCAGGCCTACGCCGCCGCCGCCGCTCCGGCCGGCATGACCACCCCCGAAGCCATTCCCGTGCAGATTCGTCGCGGCGAGACGTTCGAACAGGCCGTGCGCCGCACCGGCGTCGGCGCCGAAGAAGCCCGCGCCGTGGCCGACACCGTCGCCAGCGCCTTTGACCTCAAGGACCTGCGCGCCGGCCTGAAGTTTGAAACCGCCGTGTCCAAGCCGCGCGGCGGCATGGGCGACGCCCGCCTGATCGGCCTGACCATGCGCACCGGCCCGGCCAGCCAGCTGACCGTGTCGCGCAGCTTCGACGGCGCGCTGCGCCTGCGCTCGCTGGACGAGAAGGTGACCGAGGAAACCGTCGTCGCCAACGACAAGGTTCAGCGCTCCCTGTCCGCCAGCGCCCGCGAACTGGGCGCCACCTCGGCCGTGGTGCGCCGCGCCAGCCAGCTGTTCGCCCACAAGTTCGACATGCAGCGCGACGTGCGCGCCGCCGACGAATTCACCCTCGTCTTCGACCGCAAGGTCACCGAATCGGGCCGCACCGTCGAAACCGGCGAGCTTCTTTACGCCGAGCTGAAGGGCCACGCCTTCTATCGCTTCCAGCCCGCCGGCTCGAAGACGGCCCAGTATTTCGACGCTACCGGCAAGAACACGCGCACCGCCATGATGCGCACGCCGCTGCAGAACTTCCGCCGCGTCAGCTCCAACTTCGGCGTCCGCACCCACCCGATCTCGGGCTATCGCAAGATGCACCAGGGGATGGACTTCGCCGCATCGACCGGCACCCCGGTCGTGGCCCCCGCCGACGGCGTGGTGGTCGAGGCTCGGCGCTGGGGCGGCTACGGCAACTGGCTGCGCATCCGCCACGCCAACGGCCTGGAAAGCGGCTACGGCCACCTGTCGCGCTACGCCTCGGGCATGCGCGCGGGCCAGCGCGTGACCCAGGGCCAGGTCGTCGCCTATGTCGGCTCGACCGGCGCCTCGACCGGACCGCACCTGCACTACGAAATCTGGCGCAACGGCCAGCGGATCAATCCCTCGGGCATCAAGACCCAGGAAGGCACCGTCCTGGCGGGCGCCGACCTGAACGCCTTCCGCGCCGAGAAGGCCCGCATCGACCGCATCATCGCCGCCGGCGGCCAGCGCCGCCCCGCCGCCGTGCAACAGGCCGCCAACGGCCTGCGTCCCGCCGAAGGCTGA